The Salvelinus namaycush isolate Seneca chromosome 8, SaNama_1.0, whole genome shotgun sequence genome has a segment encoding these proteins:
- the LOC120053016 gene encoding gastrula zinc finger protein XlCGF49.1-like, with protein MQLERTDTDSASDAPSCSYSCDSERLMVPQVNPLTGAAFSLPSIGSINWNMDPATTQTLPGACPPHTLLMLNQTSDNASASTLNGYTSPLTNDSSGDGICKAGSAKEKRFPCSFCGKAFSFPKQVEIHQRMHTGEKPFNCTQCQMRFARAGHLKSHQRVHTGEKPFSCPQCEKRFSHQHQLKRHLKVHTGERPFACTHCEKRYSERSYLRLHLQKMHTACV; from the coding sequence ATGCAgctggagagaacagacacagactcTGCTAGCGATGCTCCATCCTgctcctatagttgtgattcagagagactgatggtgcctcaggttaaccccctaacaggtgctgccttcagcctgccttctataggatctatcaactggaacatggACCCTGCGACAACACAGACACTCCCTGGCGCTTgtcctcctcacactctcctaATGTTAAACCAGACCTCAGACAATGCCAGTGCCTCAACACTAAATGGCTACACAAGCCCATTGACAAATGACAGTAGTGGAGATGGAATCTGTAAAGCTGGCAGCGCCAAAGAGAAGCGCTTCCCATGTTCATTCTGTGGGAAAGCATTCAGTTTTCCCAAacaggtggagatccaccagaggatgCACACTGGGGAGAAACCATTCAACTGTACCCAGTGTCAAATGCGCTTTGCCCGGGCTGGCCACCTGAAGAGCCATCAGagagtccacacaggggagaaacccttcagctgcccccagtgtgagaagaggttctcccaccagcaccagctgaagaggcacctgaaggtccacacgggaGAGAGGCCGTTTGCATGTACGCACTGTGAGAAGAGGTACTCGGAGAGGAGCTACCTCAGGTTACACCTGCAAAAAATGCACACGGCCTGTGTATAG